A genome region from Arachis duranensis cultivar V14167 chromosome 6, aradu.V14167.gnm2.J7QH, whole genome shotgun sequence includes the following:
- the LOC107495352 gene encoding uncharacterized protein LOC107495352, whose product MQPQQSSRIDLVELKAHIVKKVGADKSKRYFYYLGRFLSQKLRKNEFDKLCFRLLGRENIPLHNHFIRSILKNACQANSAPPVQPSGTPKSVAHASNISPSRQDGHEQSVTNFQSQNQNAPIWSNGVLPVSPRKVRSGMRDRKLKDRPSPLGPNGKVDSVVHQSTATEDSGSKVEMENGTLSHCDYQRPIHHLKAVAELPENEIGDVIQRPAEKSRIHDKGPTKTSIVEDGEEVEQLNHVSFSRSPLTAPLGIPYCSASVGGTRKAVPVSSSSDFVSCCDSGSLYDTDTLRRHMQQIAMVQGLGGVSLECANTLNNMVDVYLKRLIRSCVDLVGARTTNHSRKPLVSKQQIQGKVMNGIWPNNLSHVQSVGGLVEPEPEHRPPCSVSLHDFKIAMQLNPRQLGEDWPLLSEKISMQSFDE is encoded by the coding sequence AAGCGCATATTGTAAAGAAGGTTGGAGCTGATAAGTCGAAGCGCTATTTCTATTACTTGGGCAGGTTTTTGAGTCAGAAGCTGAGAAAGAATGAGTTTGACAAATTGTGCTTTCGGTTACTCGGAAGGGAGAACATTCCATTGCATAATCATTTTATAAGATCAATTTTGAAGAATGCTTGCCAAGCAAATTCCGCACCACCAGTACAGCCATCCGGTACTCCGAAATCAGTGGCACATGCTTCTAACATATCTCCTAGTAGACAAGATGGACATGAACAGAGTGTTACCAACTTCCAAagtcaaaatcaaaatgcaCCCATTTGGTCAAATGGGGTTCTGCCAGTCTCCCCACGCAAGGTTCGGTCTGGAATGCGTGATAGGAAGCTTAAAGATAGACCAAGCCCTCTTGGACCAAATGGGAAAGTTGACTCTGTTGTTCATCAATCCACAGCTACTGAAGACAGTGGTAGTAAGGTTGAAATGGAGAATGGAACACTTAGTCATTGTGATTATCAAAGGCCCATACATCATCTTAAAGCAGTTGCCGAGCTACCTGAGAATGAAATAGGGGATGTTATTCAGAGACCTGCCGAAAAGTCAAGAATACATGACAAGGGGCCAACCAAAACATCAATTGTTGAAGATGGGGAAGAGGTGGAGCAGTTAAACCACGTCAGCTTTTCTAGAAGTCCCCTGACAGCACCGCTTGGAATTCCTTACTGCTCTGCTAGCGTGGGTGGGACCCGCAAAGCAGTGCCGGTTAGTAGCAGTAGTGATTTTGTTAGTTGTTGTGACAGTGGTAGCTTGTATGATACAGATACATTGAGAAGGCACATGCAACAGATTGCCATGGTACAGGGTCTTGGAGGTGTTTCTTTAGAATGTGCAAACACTTTGAATAATATGGTAGATGTGTACTTGAAACGCTTAATCAGGTCTTGTGTTGATTTAGTGGGTGCTCGGACTACAAATCATTCAAGGAAGCCCCTTGTGTCTAAACAGCAGATTCAGGGGAAGGTCATGAACGGCATATGGCCAAATAATCTTTCACATGTGCAGAGTGTTGGTGGCCTGGTAGAACCTGAGCCCGAACACAGACCACCCTGCTCTGTATCTTTGCATGATTTTAAGATTGCCATGCAGCTAAATCCACGTCAGCTTGGAGAAGATTGGCCTCTGTTGTCAGAGAAAATTTCTATGCAGTCCTTTGACGAATAA
- the LOC107495367 gene encoding uncharacterized protein LOC107495367 encodes MQPQKSSRLDLAELKAHIVKKVGADKSKWYFYYLSRFLSQKLGKNEFDKLCFRVLGRENIPLHNRLIRSILRNACQAKSPPPVHPSGTPKSVAHATNISPSRQDGHELSVTNIQSQNQNAPIWSNGVLPVSPRKVRSGMRDRKLKDRPSPLGPNGKVDSVVHQPTATEDSGSKVEMENGTLSQCDYQRNIQHLQAVAELPETEIGDAIHRPAEKSRINDKGPTKISIVEDGEEVEQLNHLSFSRGSLTAPLGIPYCSASVGGSHKAVPINSSGGFVSCCDSGSLHDTDTLRRRMDEIATVQGLGGVSIECANTLNNMVDVYLKRLIRSCVDLAGARSTNQSRKPPVPKQIQGKVINGMWPNNHSHLQSIVGPVEPEPENRPPCSVSLPDFNIAMQLNPRQLGEDWPLLLEKISMQSLER; translated from the coding sequence ATGCAACCACAGAAGAGCTCTAGACTCGATTTGGCCGAATTGAAAGCACATATTGTAAAGAAGGTTGGAGCTGATAAGTCGAAGTGGTATTTCTATTACTTGAGCAGGTTTTTGAGTCAGAAGCTGGGGAAGAATGAATTTGACAAGTTGTGCTTTCGGGTACTTGGAAGGGAGAATATTCCATTGCATAATCGTCTTATAAGGTCGATTTTGAGGAATGCTTGCCAAGCAAAATCTCCACCACCAGTACATCCATCCGGTACTCCAAAATCGGTAGCACATGCTACTAACATATCTCCTAGTAGACAAGATGGACATGAACTGAGTGTTACCAACATCCAAagtcaaaatcaaaatgcaCCCATTTGGTCAAATGGGGTTCTGCCAGTCTCCCCACGCAAAGTTCGGTCCGGAATGCGTGATAGGAAGCTTAAAGATAGACCAAGCCCTCTTGGACCAAATGGGAAAGTTGACTCTGTTGTTCATCAACCCACAGCTACTGAAGACAGTGGTAGTAAGGTTGAAATGGAGAATGGAACACTTAGTCAATGTGATTATCAAAGGAACATACAGCATCTTCAAGCAGTTGCTGAGCTACCTGAGACTGAAATAGGGGACGCTATTCATAGACCTGCTGAAAAATCAAGAATAAATGACAAGGGGCCAACCAAAATATCGATTGTTGAAGATGGGGAAGAGGTGGAGCAGTTAAACCACCTCAGTTTCTCTAGAGGTTCTCTGACAGCACCGCTTGGGATTCCTTATTGTTCTGCAAGCGTGGGTGGGTCCCACAAAGCAGTGCCCATTAATAGCAGTGGTGGTTTTGTTAGTTGTTGTGACAGTGGTAGCTTGCATGATACAGATACCTTGAGACGGCGCATGGATGAGATTGCCACGGTTCAAGGTCTTGGTGGTGTTTCTATAGAATGTGCGAACACGTTGAATAACATGGTAGATGTGTACTTGAAACGGTTGATCAGGTCTTGTGTCGATTTAGCTGGAGCTCGTTCTACAAATCAGTCAAGGAAGCCCCCTGTCCCAAAACAGATTCAGGGGAAGGTCATCAACGGCATGTGGCCAAATAATCATTCACATTTGCAGAGCATTGTTGGGCCGGTAGAACCTGAGCCCGAAAACAGACCACCTTGCTCTGTATCTTTGCCTGATTTTAACATTGCCATGCAGCTAAATCCACGGCAACTTGGAGAAGATTGGCCTCTGTTGCTAGAGAAAATTTCTATGCAGTCCCTTGAAAGATAA
- the LOC107495400 gene encoding peroxidase 45 yields the protein MSSQILLYLVLQLLASNCYAQLRLDYYRNTCPDVESIVRTAVETKLQQTFVTAPGTLRLFFHDCFVRGCDASVMLASRNNSTEKDNGINLSLAGDGFDTVIKAKAAVDSVPRCQNKVSCADILAMAARDVVALTGGPSYAVELGRLDGRISTKASVRHHLPHADFTLTQLIQMFASNGLTLRDLVALSGTHTIGFSHCNQFSKRIYNFRTKNRIDPTLNPEYAKQLLQLCPKSVDPRIAIDMDPTTPRTFDNQYYKNLQQGKGLLSSDQTLFTDKRSRKLVNLFASNGTEFERAFVVAMRKLGRIGIRTGNQGEIRRDCTMIN from the exons ATGAGTTCTCAGATTCTATTGTACCTTGTTCTGCAACTCCTGGCTAGTAATTGTTATGCTCAACTTCGCCTCGATTATTACCGGAACACATGCCCGGATGTCGAATCCATAGTTCGCACCGCCGTCGAAACAAAACTTCAGCAAACATTTGTTACAGCACCGGGCACACTGAGGTTATTTTTCCACGACTGTTTTGTTCGG GGATGTGATGCTTCAGTGATGCTGGCATCAAGAAACAACAGTACAGAGAAGGATAACGGTATCAATCTGTCACTGGCTGGTGACGGTTTTGATACTGTCATCAAAGCCAAGGCTGCTGTGGATAGTGTACCTCGCTGCCAAAATAAGGTTTCTTGTGCTGATATTCTGGCAATGGCTGCTAGGGACGTTGTTGCATTg ACAGGAGGACCATCTTATGCAGTTGAGTTAGGAAGGTTAGATGGGAGAATCAGTACAAAAGCTAGTGTGAGACACCATCTACCTCATGCTGATTTCACACTAACACAGCTAATTCAGATGTTTGCTTCAAATGGACTCACCCTTAGAGATCTTGTTGCATTATCag GAACACATACTATTGGTTTCTCTCACTGCAACCAATTCTCCAAAAGAATCTACAACTTCAGAACCAAGAACAGAATTGATCCAACATTGAATCCGGAATATGCGAAACAACTCCTGCAACTGTGTCCTAAAAGTGTTGACCCCAGAATTGCCATAGACATGGATCCAACTACACCTAGAACATTTGATAACCAGTACTACAAGAATCTCCAACAAGGAAAAGGGCTTCTTTCTTCTGATCAGACTTTGTTCACTGATAAAAGATCAAGAAAGCTAGTGAACTTGTTCGCCTCGAACGGCACAGAATTCGAACGGGCTTTTGTGGTTGCTATGAGGAAGCTTGGAAGGATAGGGATCAGAACAGGGAATCAGGGAGAAATCAGGAGAGATTGCACTATGATTAACTAA
- the LOC107495301 gene encoding plasma membrane ATPase 4, whose protein sequence is MGGISLEEIKNEQVDLERIPIEEVFEQLKCSRAGLTSDEGANRLQVFGPNKLEEKKESKFLKFLGFMWNPLSWVMEAAAIMAIALANGGGRPPDWQDFVGIIALLVINSTISFIEENNAGNAAAALMAGLAPKTKVLRDGHWSEQDAAILVPGDIISIKLGDIIPADARLLEGDPLSVDQSALTGESLPVTKNPTDEVFSGSTVKKGEIEAVVIATGVHTFFGKAAHLVDSTNQVGHFQKVLTAIGNFCICSIAVGILIELIVMYPIQHRRYRDGIDNLLVLLIGGIPIAMPTVLSVTMAIGSHRLSQQGAITKRMTAIEEMAGMDVLCSDKTGTLTLNKLSVDRNLIEVFAKGVEKEYVILLAARASRTENQDAIDAAIVGMLADPKEARAGIREVHFLPFNPVDKRTALTYIDSDGNWHRASKGAPEQIITLCNCKEDVRKKVHAVIDKFAERGLRSLGVARQEVPEKSKDSPGGPWQFVGLLPLFDPPRHDSAETIRRALNLGVNVKMITGDQLAIGKETGRRLGMGTNMYPSSALLGQDKDASISALPVDELIEKADGFAGVFPEHKYEIVKRLQERKHICGMTGDGVNDAPALKKADIGIAVADATDAARSASDIVLTEPGLSVIISAVLTSRAIFQRMKNYTIYAVSITIRIVFGFMFIALIWKFDFAPFMVLIIAILNDGTIMTISKDRVKPSPMPDSWKLREIFATGVVLGSYMALMTVVFFWAMKDTDFFPNKFGVRHIRNNPDEMMAALYLQVSIISQALIFVTRSRSWSYVERPGLLLLGAFLIAQLVATFIAVYANWGFARIKGMGWGWAGVIWIYSLVTYIPLDLLKFAIRYILSGKAWDNLLENKTAFTTKKDYGKEEREAQWAAAQRTLHGLQPPETSNLFNDKNSYRELSEIAEQAKRRAEVARLRELHTLKGHVESVVKLKGLDIDTIQQHYTV, encoded by the exons ATGGGTGGCATCAGCCTCGAAGAGATAAAGAACGAGCAAGTTGATCTG GAACGAATTCCAATTGAGGAAGTGTTTGAGCAGCTGAAATGTTCAAGAGCAGGTTTAACCTCAGACGAAGGTGCCAACCGCCTTCAAGTCTTTGGGCCAAACAAATTGGAAGAGAAAAAA GAGAGCAAGTTTTTGAAGTTCTTGGGGTTTATGTGGAACCCCTTGTCATGGGTGATGGAAGCTGCTGCTATAATGGCAATTGCTTTGGCAAATGGTGGAGGAAGGCCCCCTGATTGGCAAGACTTTGTGGGAATCATTGCTCTTTTGGTGATCAACTCCACAATCAGTTTCATTGAAGAAAACAATGCTGGAAATGCTGCTGCTGCTCTCATGGCTGGTTTAGCTCCTAAAACCAAGGTACTAAGAGATGGGCACTGGAGTGAACAAGATGCTGCAATTTTAGTACCAGGAGACATAATCAGCATTAAATTAGGAGATATCATTCCGGCCGATGCTCGTCTTCTCGAGGGAGATCCTCTAAGTGTGGATCAGTCTGCTTTAACAGGAGAATCTCTTCCGGTGACGAAGAACCCCACGGATGAAGTATTTTCTGGATCAACAGTGAAGAAGGGTGAGATAGAAGCAGTTGTGATTGCCACTGGTGTGCACACCTTCTTCGGTAAAGCGGCTCACTTGGTGGACAGCACTAACCAAGTTGGACACTTCCAGAAAGTTCTTACAGCAATTGGTAACTTCTGCATTTGCTCCATTGCTGTTGGAATTCTCATTGAGCTCATAGTCATGTACCCCATACAGCACCGAAGGTACAGAGATGGAATTGACAATCTGTTAGTCCTCTTGATCGGAGGAATTCCGATTGCCATGCCAACAGTTTTGTCAGTCACCATGGCTATTGGCTCTCACAGGCTGTCTCAGCAGGGCGCAATCACGAAACGTATGACGGCTATTGAGGAAATGGCTGGGATGGATGTCCTCTGCAGTGACAAAACTGGAACCTTGACATTGAATAAGCTCAGTGTTGATAGAAACTTGATTGAGGTCTTTGCTAAGGGTGTTGAGAAGGAGTATGTTATCCTTCTTGCTGCAAGGGCCTCTAGGACCGAAAATCAGGATGCTATAGATGCTGCCATTGTTGGCATGCTTGCTGATCCAAAGGAG GCTCGAGCCGGAATCAGGGAGGTCCATTTTCTTCCATTCAATCCTGTAGACAAGAGGACTGCTCTAACTTACATTGATTCTGATGGAAATTGGCACCGTGCCAGCAAAGGGGCTCCAGAGCAG ATCATAACCCTTTGCAACTGCAAAGAGGATGTCAGGAAGAAGGTTCATGCAGTGATTGATAAGTTTGCCGAGCGTGGACTTCGGTCTTTAGGTGTTGCAAGACAG GAAGTACCTGAGAAATCAAAAGATAGTCCAGGTGGACCATGGCAATTTGTTGGCCTGCTACCACTCTTTGATCCTCCCAGGCATGACAGTGCCGAAACCATTAGAAGAGCACTTAACCTCGGTGTAAATGTTAAGATGATTACTG GGGATCAGCTTGCCATCGGCAAGGAAACTGGTCGTAGGCTCGGAATGGGAACAAACATGTATCCATCATCTGCATTGCTTGGCCAAGACAAGGATGCTTCTATTTCAGCTCTTCCAGTTGATGAGTTAATTGAGAAGGCTGATGGATTCGCCGGGGTGTTTCCTG AACACAAGTATGAAATTGTTAAGAGGCTGCAAGAGAGGAAGCATATATGTGGAATGACGGGCGATGGTGTAAACGATGCCCCTGCCTTGAAGAAAGCCGATATTGGAATTGCTGTTGCTGATGCTACAGATGCTGCAAGAAGTGCCTCTGATATTGTCCTCACTGAGCCTGGTTTGAGTGTCATTATCAGTGCTGTGCTCACTAGCAGGGCTATTTTTCAGAGGATGAAGAACTATACT ATCTATGCTGTGTCCATTACTATTCGTATTGTG TTTGGCTTCATGTTCATTGCATTGATCTGGAAGTTTGATTTTGCACCCTTCATGGTTTTGATTATTGCTATACTAAATGATG GTACCATTATGACAATATCCAAGGATCGAGTGAAGCCATCGCCGATGCCTGACAGCTGGAAACTGAGGGAGATATTTGCTACCGGCGTTGTGTTAGGCAGTTACATGGCACTGATGACAGTAGTATTTTTCTGGGCCATGAAAGATACTGATTTCTTCCCG AACAAGTTTGGTGTGAGGCACATTAGAAATAACCCTGATGAGATGATGGCAGCTCTGTATCTACAAGTCAGTATCATAAGTCAGGCTCTAATTTTCGTCACTAGGTCTCGCAGCTGGTCGTATGTCGAAAGACCCGGTCTTCTCCTACTAGGTGCCTTCTTGATTGCTCAGCTG GTAGCAACTTTCATAGCAGTATATGCTAACTGGGGATTTGCAAGAATCAAGGGAATGGGATGGGGTTGGGCTGGTGTAATTTGGATCTACAGTTTAGTGACATACATTCCTCTTGATTTGCTCAAATTCGCGATCCGCTATATTCTGAGTGGAAAGGCATGGGACAATCTTTTGGAGAACAAG ACTGCCTTCACTACCAAGAAAGACTATGGAAAAGAAGAGAGGGAAGCACAGTGGGCTGCAGCACAGAGAACACTCCATGGTCTTCAGCCTCCTGAAACCTCTAACCTCTTCAATGACAAAAACAGCTACAGGGAGCTTTCCGAGATTGCAGAGCAAGCAAAGAGACGTGCCGAGGTTGCAAG GCTTAGGGAGCTTCATACTCTCAAGGGACACGTCGAATCTGTGGTGAAGCTCAAGGGACTCGACATTGATACTATTCAGCAGCACTACACAGTTTAA